One Ignavibacterium album JCM 16511 genomic region harbors:
- a CDS encoding peroxiredoxin — MKNLLVPVGLSVLILISACGGNAENLKVSDTAPDFTLQDSDGNSYTLSSYRGISPVVIYFYPKAGTPGCTKQACGIRDNWTRFSENGIVVLGISVDSKDDIKEFIQENNLNFPLLSDENKEVSKAYGVLNNLGLASRISFVVDKQGKIAEIIRDVDVQKHADQVFEIAMKLK, encoded by the coding sequence ATGAAAAATTTATTAGTTCCAGTAGGTTTATCAGTTTTAATATTAATTTCAGCTTGTGGAGGCAATGCAGAAAATTTAAAGGTTTCGGACACAGCACCTGATTTTACGCTGCAGGATTCAGATGGAAACTCCTATACATTGTCATCGTATCGTGGAATTTCGCCGGTGGTAATATACTTTTACCCGAAAGCAGGAACACCCGGCTGCACAAAACAAGCATGTGGCATCAGAGACAATTGGACCAGGTTCAGCGAAAACGGAATTGTTGTATTAGGTATAAGTGTCGATTCGAAAGATGACATCAAAGAATTTATTCAGGAAAATAATCTTAACTTTCCCCTTCTGTCTGATGAGAATAAAGAAGTATCAAAAGCTTATGGTGTTCTGAATAATCTGGGATTAGCGAGCAGAATTTCTTTCGTTGTTGATAAACAAGGAAAGATTGCAGAAATAATTCGAGATGTGGATGTACAAAAACACGCCGATCAGGTATTTGAAATTGCGATGAAGCTTAAATGA
- a CDS encoding S8 family serine peptidase, whose amino-acid sequence MKKQTLFLFVFFAFIATSLAQVEVSSRLQEAILKAGPDEYVRALVLLRDQVDLLALDQRLYHEKATLERRAYEVITALQRKAQETQPNLLNYLQAKESAGEVFQYQSFWVANLVMVEAKPSVMLELMARMDIAQMDLDAILELDKPEVVSESDVEGHESVEIGLRVIKADQLWAMGITGQGRLLMNIDTGVYPNHPALQHKWRGNHVPSNQAWFDPGGGTTTPSDCDGHGSHTMGTMVGRSLTTPDTVGVAIDAEWIAAKTICSSPHTSNSVAAFQWAMNPDGNPSTIDDMPDAISNSWYDPDVTNECSGIYKTTLDAVEAAGIAVVFSAGNNGPGASTITKPKNINTNEVNVFCVAAIDAALYSGGNNNPIASFSSRGPSTCGGTGSLLIKPEVSAPGVNVRSSGSATGYTSLSGTSMASPHVAGAIALLKQFAPTLTGQQIKFALYNTAIDLGSAGEDNNYGKGLIDVVAAMMSLGTPDTVPPTTITDLAVVDPTSNSLRLTWTAPLDTSMGGVTQYDVRWSLSPITDTTSFYAANPLTYPGVPGPSGTPQQLLVTGLNFSTTYYFAIRSRDAWGNWSNVSNSPSGTTLAAPVISVNPTSMMKILEPNTTVVDSVMISNVSSTASTLDFTVTLENNTFPSEAVEIKLVPKNPLITEGNGDELKNAEKERKGMSIEGQGGPDIFGYRWIDSDEPNGPQYIWNDISTNPSAVQITSWTGTLDDGYTTVPLGMTFPFYGNNYTQGYLSTNGFLSFTALTSSYFSNGTIPNTALPNNVIAPFWDDLDGRTQGTVHYLQEPGKLTIQFTNWQKYSGTGSLTFQIVLYSSGKIMYYYNNMNATLTSATVGIENSTGTDGLQIVYNANYVHNNMAVKIEAAPEWLINNIFGGTIYNGNSMAVQLTFKTEDYPLGSYSMDMVIQSNDPVTPSVTVPIQMEIVIPVELAAFTAKTERDNVIIEWQTATETNNQGFELQRKLKGIEGWTVAGYVSGKGTTTERQSYQYVDKQLKAGKYIYRLKQIDLDGTIEYSQEIEVEVEIPNEYVLYQNYPNPFNPATTIEFSLPEKSEVVLSIYNSLGEKVRELINGSMEAGYQRVVFDARELPSGTYVYQINAKGSTKSFIQSKKMALVK is encoded by the coding sequence GTGAAAAAACAAACACTTTTTTTGTTCGTTTTCTTCGCTTTCATTGCAACTTCACTTGCTCAGGTAGAAGTAAGCTCGAGGTTGCAGGAAGCAATTCTAAAAGCCGGTCCAGATGAATATGTAAGAGCATTAGTGCTTCTTCGAGACCAGGTGGACTTATTGGCATTAGATCAACGGCTTTATCATGAAAAAGCCACATTAGAAAGAAGAGCTTATGAAGTGATTACAGCGCTTCAGAGAAAAGCTCAGGAAACCCAACCAAATCTTTTGAATTATCTTCAGGCAAAAGAATCTGCCGGGGAGGTTTTCCAGTACCAGTCTTTCTGGGTAGCAAACCTGGTGATGGTAGAGGCAAAACCATCAGTGATGCTGGAATTGATGGCGAGAATGGATATCGCTCAAATGGATTTGGATGCCATTCTTGAATTAGATAAACCAGAAGTTGTGTCCGAAAGTGATGTAGAGGGACACGAATCAGTCGAAATTGGTTTACGTGTTATAAAAGCAGATCAGCTTTGGGCAATGGGAATTACAGGTCAGGGCAGACTTTTGATGAACATCGATACAGGAGTTTATCCGAACCATCCTGCACTTCAGCATAAATGGAGAGGAAACCATGTTCCATCAAATCAGGCATGGTTTGATCCGGGTGGAGGAACAACGACACCAAGTGATTGTGATGGGCACGGTTCTCACACAATGGGAACAATGGTAGGAAGATCGCTTACAACTCCAGACACAGTTGGAGTTGCAATTGATGCTGAATGGATTGCCGCTAAAACAATTTGTTCAAGTCCGCACACTTCAAACTCAGTTGCAGCATTTCAATGGGCAATGAATCCTGACGGTAATCCATCAACAATTGATGATATGCCTGATGCAATCTCAAATAGTTGGTATGACCCGGATGTTACAAACGAGTGTTCAGGAATTTACAAAACCACACTTGATGCTGTTGAAGCAGCTGGTATTGCAGTAGTTTTCTCAGCAGGGAACAATGGACCTGGTGCAAGTACTATTACAAAACCAAAAAACATCAATACTAATGAAGTAAATGTATTCTGTGTTGCCGCTATTGATGCTGCACTTTATTCCGGTGGAAATAATAATCCGATAGCAAGTTTTTCAAGCAGAGGTCCTTCAACTTGTGGAGGTACTGGCTCACTTTTAATTAAACCCGAAGTATCTGCTCCGGGAGTAAATGTTCGTTCTTCAGGTAGTGCTACTGGTTATACTTCTTTAAGTGGTACCTCAATGGCATCTCCGCATGTTGCCGGAGCTATTGCTTTATTGAAACAATTTGCTCCAACTTTAACAGGGCAACAAATTAAATTTGCTCTATATAACACTGCTATAGATTTAGGTTCTGCAGGTGAAGATAATAATTATGGCAAAGGTTTAATTGATGTTGTTGCTGCTATGATGAGCTTGGGAACGCCTGATACTGTTCCTCCGACTACAATTACAGATTTAGCAGTTGTTGATCCAACTTCAAATTCATTGAGATTAACCTGGACTGCTCCATTGGATACTTCAATGGGTGGAGTAACTCAATATGATGTTCGTTGGTCATTATCCCCAATTACGGATACAACTTCTTTCTATGCAGCTAATCCATTGACTTACCCTGGTGTTCCAGGTCCTTCTGGTACACCTCAGCAACTACTCGTTACCGGATTAAACTTCAGCACAACTTATTATTTTGCAATCCGCTCCAGAGATGCCTGGGGCAATTGGTCTAATGTTTCCAACAGTCCGTCGGGTACAACATTAGCAGCACCTGTAATAAGTGTAAACCCAACATCAATGATGAAGATACTTGAACCGAATACAACGGTAGTTGATTCTGTAATGATATCAAATGTATCATCTACAGCATCAACACTTGATTTCACAGTAACACTTGAGAACAACACATTCCCAAGTGAAGCAGTAGAGATAAAGTTAGTACCGAAGAATCCATTAATAACTGAAGGCAACGGAGATGAGCTTAAGAATGCAGAGAAAGAAAGAAAAGGAATGTCAATAGAAGGACAAGGAGGACCGGATATATTTGGATACAGATGGATAGACAGTGATGAACCCAACGGACCACAGTATATATGGAATGATATCAGCACAAATCCATCAGCAGTACAGATAACAAGCTGGACAGGAACACTGGATGACGGATACACAACAGTACCATTGGGAATGACATTTCCGTTTTATGGGAACAACTATACACAAGGCTACTTAAGTACAAACGGATTCTTAAGTTTCACAGCATTAACGAGCAGTTACTTCAGCAACGGAACGATACCAAACACAGCACTTCCGAATAATGTAATAGCGCCATTCTGGGATGATTTGGATGGAAGGACACAGGGAACGGTACACTATCTTCAGGAGCCGGGGAAATTAACGATACAATTCACCAACTGGCAGAAGTACAGTGGAACAGGATCGTTAACATTTCAGATAGTATTGTACTCAAGCGGAAAGATAATGTACTACTACAACAATATGAACGCAACACTGACATCAGCCACAGTAGGCATAGAGAACAGCACAGGTACGGATGGATTGCAGATAGTATACAATGCGAACTATGTACATAACAATATGGCAGTAAAGATAGAGGCAGCACCGGAGTGGTTGATAAACAACATATTTGGCGGAACGATATATAATGGAAACAGTATGGCAGTGCAGTTAACCTTCAAGACGGAGGACTATCCGCTGGGATCATATTCAATGGATATGGTAATACAGAGCAATGATCCTGTAACACCGAGTGTAACAGTTCCGATACAGATGGAGATAGTAATCCCTGTAGAATTAGCAGCATTTACAGCGAAGACAGAAAGAGATAATGTAATAATTGAATGGCAGACAGCAACAGAGACAAACAATCAGGGCTTTGAGTTACAGAGGAAGCTGAAGGGAATAGAAGGTTGGACAGTAGCAGGCTATGTAAGTGGAAAGGGAACGACGACAGAGAGACAGAGTTATCAGTATGTAGATAAGCAGTTAAAAGCAGGAAAGTACATATACAGATTGAAGCAGATAGACCTTGATGGGACGATAGAATACAGTCAGGAGATAGAGGTAGAGGTAGAAATACCGAACGAATATGTATTATATCAGAATTATCCGAATCCATTCAATCCGGCAACGACGATAGAATTCAGTTTACCGGAGAAGAGTGAAGTAGTTCTGAGCATATACAATTCATTAGGAGAGAAGGTAAGAGAGTTGATAAATGGAAGTATGGAGGCAGGATATCAAAGAGTAGTATTTGATGCCAGAGAATTGCCATCAGGAACATATGTATATCAGATAAATGCAAAGGGAAGCACAAAGTCATTCATTCAATCGAAGAAAATGGCTTTGGTTAAATAA
- a CDS encoding adenine phosphoribosyltransferase → MNLKEHIRNVKDFPKQGIMFRDITTLLKNPEAMKYTSEKLLDFAKGLNVDKVVGIESRGFIFGSILSEKLNAGFIPVRKPGKLPAEKEQATYQLEYGTDTLEIHKDAIVPGDNVLIHDDLLATGGTMEAVCKMIEKLGGNVVQISFIIELSFLKGRDKLKNYDVRSIVEYDSEE, encoded by the coding sequence ATGAATCTCAAAGAACATATCAGAAATGTAAAAGATTTTCCTAAGCAGGGAATAATGTTTCGCGATATTACAACTTTATTAAAGAATCCTGAAGCAATGAAATACACAAGTGAAAAGCTTTTGGATTTTGCGAAGGGATTAAATGTTGATAAAGTTGTTGGTATTGAATCGCGTGGATTTATTTTCGGTTCAATACTTTCTGAAAAATTAAATGCAGGTTTTATTCCTGTTAGAAAACCTGGAAAGCTTCCGGCTGAAAAAGAACAGGCAACATATCAGCTGGAGTATGGAACTGATACTTTGGAAATTCATAAAGATGCAATCGTTCCTGGTGATAATGTACTCATCCATGATGATTTACTTGCAACCGGCGGAACAATGGAAGCTGTTTGTAAGATGATTGAGAAGCTCGGAGGAAATGTTGTTCAGATTTCATTTATAATTGAACTTAGTTTTTTGAAAGGCAGAGATAAACTAAAAAATTATGATGTCAGAAGTATTGTAGAATATGATTCTGAGGAATGA
- a CDS encoding carboxy terminal-processing peptidase, translated as MKRTIIILSLLVIPFFFVAESATPNFDYISVPDTLKTISPDAKHTIEAQLVTTVLTRYHYNRVPLNDSLSALIFNKFINQLDGGKNYFLKSDIDEFSKYKFELDDFLANSNINFFFDVFNVYLKRVSERMDYINKLLEREFDYSYDEYFVIKRDSVDWPKDENEMNDDWRKRIKNDALLYKLNGKDWDFIKSTIQKRYKNITKYLFQYNSEDVFQLAINAFAETIDPHTNYFSPITSDNFKIDMSLSLEGIGARLQVEDDFTKIVEIIPGGPADKSKQLKADDKIIAVAQGEDGEFEDVIGWRVNDVVKLIRGEKGTVVRLLVIPAGSDLNAKPKEVKLVRDKVKLEDQAAKSNLLEIENNGQKFKIGVITIPKFYSDFEAQRNGEDGKSTTKDVRRLISELEQNNIDGLIIDLRNDGGGSLTEAVELTGLFIKDGPVVQVRNSSNNIEINKDPDPSIVYNGPLAVMVNRFSASASEIFAAAIQDYQRGIIIGENTYGKGTVQNLIDLNMFTNRKNMRLGQVKLTVAKFYRINGKTTQRLGVKPDIELPSYFLPEEFGESSEPSALPSDEINKLNYEKYSDIQKLLPELIKKHNERTINDPDFQYLIDQIKEYRESKNQTMVSLNEAVRRKQKEADEERKFQRENELRKKKGLKLLDKGEVPDEKSDSNDYILNESAKILSDYILLTVG; from the coding sequence GTGAAGAGAACAATAATAATTTTATCACTGTTAGTGATTCCATTCTTTTTTGTTGCAGAATCTGCAACTCCAAATTTTGATTACATATCAGTTCCTGATACATTAAAAACAATCAGTCCGGATGCAAAACATACCATTGAAGCTCAACTTGTAACGACAGTATTAACAAGATATCATTACAACAGAGTTCCTTTGAATGACTCTTTATCTGCACTTATTTTTAATAAGTTCATTAACCAATTGGACGGAGGTAAAAATTATTTTCTCAAATCTGATATTGATGAATTCAGTAAATATAAATTTGAACTTGATGATTTTCTTGCAAACAGTAACATAAATTTTTTCTTCGATGTATTTAATGTCTATCTGAAAAGAGTTTCAGAAAGAATGGACTACATAAATAAACTACTTGAAAGAGAATTTGATTATTCCTATGATGAATATTTTGTAATCAAACGGGATTCTGTTGATTGGCCTAAAGATGAAAATGAGATGAATGATGATTGGAGAAAGCGAATCAAAAATGATGCTCTGCTTTATAAACTTAACGGTAAAGATTGGGATTTCATTAAAAGTACAATTCAGAAAAGATACAAGAATATTACAAAGTATCTATTCCAATATAATTCTGAGGATGTTTTCCAGCTTGCAATAAATGCTTTTGCTGAAACAATCGATCCACATACAAATTATTTTTCACCTATTACTTCTGACAATTTCAAAATAGATATGAGTCTGTCGCTTGAAGGAATTGGCGCACGCCTTCAGGTTGAGGATGATTTTACAAAAATTGTGGAAATAATTCCCGGTGGTCCTGCAGATAAAAGTAAGCAACTTAAAGCTGATGATAAAATTATTGCAGTCGCTCAAGGTGAAGATGGAGAATTTGAAGATGTAATTGGATGGAGAGTAAATGATGTAGTAAAACTTATCCGCGGAGAAAAAGGAACAGTGGTAAGATTGCTTGTGATTCCTGCTGGTTCAGATCTTAATGCTAAACCAAAAGAAGTAAAACTTGTTCGGGACAAAGTTAAACTGGAAGATCAGGCAGCAAAAAGTAATTTGCTTGAAATTGAAAACAACGGTCAGAAGTTTAAGATTGGTGTTATTACCATTCCAAAGTTTTATTCTGATTTCGAAGCACAAAGAAATGGTGAAGATGGTAAAAGTACAACAAAAGATGTTCGGAGATTAATTTCTGAGCTTGAACAGAATAACATTGATGGACTTATAATTGACCTCAGAAATGATGGCGGTGGTTCATTAACAGAAGCAGTCGAATTAACAGGTTTGTTCATTAAAGATGGTCCTGTGGTTCAGGTAAGAAATTCATCCAACAATATAGAAATAAACAAAGATCCAGATCCTTCAATTGTTTATAATGGACCACTTGCAGTGATGGTTAACAGATTCAGTGCTTCTGCTTCTGAAATTTTTGCTGCAGCAATTCAGGATTATCAAAGAGGTATAATTATAGGAGAGAATACTTATGGCAAAGGTACCGTTCAGAATCTCATTGATTTGAATATGTTCACCAACCGAAAAAATATGAGACTTGGTCAGGTGAAACTAACTGTTGCCAAGTTCTACAGAATTAATGGAAAGACAACTCAAAGGCTTGGGGTTAAACCAGATATTGAACTTCCCTCTTACTTTTTACCAGAAGAATTTGGTGAGAGTTCTGAACCTTCGGCTTTGCCTTCGGATGAAATTAATAAATTGAACTATGAAAAATATTCTGATATTCAGAAATTGCTTCCTGAATTAATTAAAAAGCATAATGAGCGAACTATTAACGATCCGGATTTTCAATATCTGATTGATCAAATAAAAGAATACCGTGAGTCAAAAAATCAGACAATGGTTTCTCTGAATGAAGCAGTCAGAAGAAAGCAGAAAGAAGCTGACGAAGAAAGAAAATTCCAGCGGGAGAATGAATTAAGAAAGAAAAAAGGATTAAAACTTCTAGATAAAGGTGAGGTTCCGGATGAAAAGTCAGACAGCAATGATTACATACTTAATGAATCAGCAAAAATTTTATCTGACTATATCCTGTTAACAGTTGGTTAA
- a CDS encoding aldehyde dehydrogenase family protein, translated as MDFLKNLGIKEKNFGSSTGLKWNETTSEGELKIYSPATGEYIASVYQASDADYENVIKTAEEAFKYWRKVPAPKRGEIVRQIGDKLRKYKHDLGQLVSFEMGKSLQEGLGEVQEMIDICDFAVGQSRQLYGFTMHSERPNHRMYDQYHPLGIVCTISAFNFPVAVWSWNAMLAAVCGDVNLWKPASKVPLSAIACQNIVQEVIKENNLPEGIFNLIIGKGSTIGEKILNDKRIPLVSVTGSTAVGRHAAEVIAKRFGRAILELGGNNAIIITPDADLKLAIPAVVFGAVGTAGQRCTTTRRLIIHESIYEQVKESLVKAYKSLRIGNPLDPKNHVGPLIDKNAVEDFKKALVRVVEEGGKIIFGGEVLQGEQYKSGLYVVPALVEAENHYTIVQEETFAPILYLIKYKGDVRNAIELQNSVVQGLSSSIFTNNLREAEIFLSAEGSDCGIANINIGTSGAEIGGAFGGEKETGGGRESGSDAWKAYMRRQTNTINYGTDLPLAQGIKFEI; from the coding sequence ATGGATTTCTTAAAAAATCTTGGTATTAAAGAAAAAAATTTCGGTTCTTCCACCGGACTTAAATGGAATGAAACAACCTCGGAAGGTGAGCTGAAAATTTACTCTCCGGCAACGGGCGAGTACATAGCATCTGTTTATCAGGCATCCGATGCAGATTATGAAAATGTAATTAAAACTGCGGAGGAAGCTTTTAAATATTGGCGGAAAGTTCCCGCTCCTAAAAGAGGTGAGATTGTACGACAAATTGGAGATAAGCTAAGGAAGTATAAGCATGATTTAGGTCAGTTAGTCTCTTTCGAAATGGGAAAATCTTTGCAGGAAGGTTTAGGCGAAGTTCAGGAAATGATAGATATCTGCGATTTTGCTGTCGGTCAATCGCGCCAGCTTTACGGTTTCACTATGCACTCTGAAAGACCAAACCATAGAATGTATGATCAGTATCATCCTCTTGGAATTGTCTGTACTATCTCGGCATTCAATTTTCCAGTTGCTGTGTGGAGCTGGAATGCAATGCTTGCTGCAGTTTGTGGTGATGTTAATTTATGGAAACCTGCTTCGAAAGTTCCTTTGAGTGCAATTGCTTGCCAGAATATAGTTCAGGAAGTGATCAAAGAGAATAATTTACCAGAAGGAATTTTCAACCTCATAATCGGAAAAGGTTCTACCATTGGAGAGAAAATTCTCAACGATAAAAGAATTCCATTGGTCTCAGTAACTGGTTCTACTGCTGTAGGTAGACATGCAGCAGAAGTTATAGCAAAAAGATTCGGAAGAGCTATTCTTGAGCTTGGTGGAAATAATGCTATTATTATCACACCTGATGCGGATCTTAAACTTGCAATTCCTGCGGTTGTTTTTGGTGCTGTTGGTACTGCAGGTCAGAGATGCACAACCACAAGAAGATTAATTATTCACGAGTCAATTTATGAACAGGTAAAAGAATCTCTTGTTAAAGCTTATAAAAGTTTAAGAATCGGAAATCCTCTCGATCCTAAAAATCATGTTGGACCATTGATTGATAAAAATGCTGTTGAAGATTTCAAAAAAGCTTTGGTTCGTGTTGTTGAAGAAGGTGGAAAAATTATATTCGGTGGTGAAGTACTTCAAGGTGAACAATATAAATCAGGTTTGTATGTTGTTCCTGCTTTGGTTGAAGCTGAGAATCATTACACAATCGTACAGGAAGAAACTTTTGCACCAATTCTTTATCTGATTAAGTACAAAGGTGATGTAAGAAATGCAATTGAACTTCAAAATTCTGTTGTGCAGGGACTTTCATCTTCAATCTTTACCAATAATTTAAGAGAAGCTGAGATATTCTTATCAGCAGAAGGTTCTGATTGCGGAATTGCAAATATAAACATAGGAACTTCAGGTGCAGAAATTGGTGGTGCATTCGGAGGAGAGAAAGAAACCGGCGGTGGAAGAGAATCAGGTTCGGATGCATGGAAAGCTTATATGCGTCGTCAAACAAATACTATAAATTACGGAACCGACTTGCCGCTTGCACAAGGAATTAAATTCGAAATCTAA
- the rsmI gene encoding 16S rRNA (cytidine(1402)-2'-O)-methyltransferase, with translation MKLFVVSTPIGNMKDITLRALDTLNVVDFIICEDTRVTGNLLRHYEISSELISLNAFNESQKLYHIIDKILSGKSAALVSDSGTPTISDPGNRLISEAIKNKIEVVAVPGASAVIAALSISGLPTDSFVFEGFIPQKKGRQKKLKQLAEEERTIALYESVYRIEKLIDELIEYMPERFIVVCRELTKKFEECWRGFPSEIKLFLSDKTIKGEFVIVIAPKNWKQ, from the coding sequence ATGAAACTTTTTGTAGTCAGCACTCCAATTGGCAATATGAAAGACATTACATTAAGAGCACTCGATACTCTTAATGTAGTAGATTTTATTATTTGCGAAGACACACGTGTTACAGGAAATCTGCTCAGACATTATGAAATAAGTAGTGAACTCATCTCACTTAATGCATTTAATGAATCTCAAAAACTTTATCACATCATTGACAAAATTCTTTCTGGTAAGTCTGCAGCATTAGTTTCTGATTCCGGAACACCGACAATTTCTGATCCAGGAAACAGATTAATCTCAGAAGCAATAAAAAATAAAATTGAAGTAGTTGCTGTTCCGGGAGCTTCAGCAGTTATTGCGGCATTATCCATAAGCGGCTTACCAACCGACTCTTTTGTGTTCGAAGGTTTTATTCCTCAAAAAAAAGGACGACAAAAAAAACTAAAACAATTAGCCGAAGAAGAACGAACAATTGCTCTGTACGAATCTGTTTATAGAATAGAAAAACTTATAGATGAATTGATTGAATACATGCCTGAAAGATTCATAGTTGTTTGCAGAGAATTAACAAAAAAATTTGAAGAATGCTGGCGAGGATTTCCTTCTGAAATCAAATTATTTTTATCAGATAAAACTATTAAAGGAGAATTCGTAATTGTAATTGCCCCCAAAAACTGGAAGCAATAA
- a CDS encoding enoyl-CoA hydratase/isomerase family protein: protein MIKYEIKNNTAVITLNRPDKRNALNSELVTLIKEKFSEAESDNSVKSIILTGEGKVFCAGADLEYLSKIKNNSAVENEKDSQSLTEMFLKIYNCKKPTIAAVNGAAIAGGCGLASVCDFIVASPSESKFGYSEVKIGFVPAIVSIFLLKKVGEGKAKQLMLSAEIIDGTVAYQIGLVNYLSENVLKEAFNLAEKLNANSVESMMMTKQMIHTISSMNVENAVNYCLRINVISRSTKDFEEGINKFLNK, encoded by the coding sequence ATGATTAAGTACGAAATAAAAAACAATACTGCTGTAATAACATTAAATCGTCCTGATAAACGTAACGCTTTAAATTCAGAACTTGTTACATTGATAAAAGAAAAATTCTCTGAAGCAGAATCAGACAATTCAGTCAAATCAATAATTTTAACAGGCGAAGGCAAAGTATTCTGTGCTGGTGCTGATTTGGAATATCTGAGTAAAATTAAAAATAATTCTGCGGTTGAAAATGAAAAAGATTCTCAATCATTAACCGAGATGTTTCTTAAAATTTACAACTGTAAAAAACCGACAATAGCTGCAGTCAATGGTGCTGCAATAGCTGGTGGTTGCGGACTTGCATCGGTTTGTGATTTTATTGTTGCCAGTCCTTCAGAATCAAAATTTGGTTATTCGGAAGTTAAAATCGGATTTGTGCCGGCAATTGTTTCAATCTTTTTATTGAAAAAAGTTGGTGAGGGAAAAGCAAAACAATTAATGCTTAGTGCTGAAATCATTGACGGAACTGTTGCATATCAGATTGGTTTAGTAAATTACTTATCCGAAAATGTTCTTAAGGAAGCATTTAATCTTGCTGAAAAATTAAATGCAAATTCAGTAGAAAGTATGATGATGACGAAGCAAATGATTCACACCATTTCATCAATGAATGTTGAAAATGCAGTTAATTACTGTTTGAGAATCAATGTTATCAGCCGTTCGACAAAAGATTTTGAAGAAGGAATAAATAAATTTTTAAATAAGTAA
- the lat gene encoding L-lysine 6-transaminase: MKSVLNPEMLIKPSIEPSKVHETLAKYMLADGFDIVLDLQNSSGVHLVDEKSGESYFDFFTFFASSPLGLNHPYLKSEEVQNTLGFVAVNKPSNSDIYTTYMADFVNTFARIAKPNYMKHLFFISGGTLAVENGLKVAFDWKVQKNFQKGYKEEKGFQVIHFREAFHGRSGYTLSLTNTDPTKVKYFPKFNWPRIINPKAKFPIENHIDEIIKSENQAIDEIHAAIKNNPDDIAVIIIEPIQAEGGDHFFRKEFFIKLREIADENEIMLMFDEVQTGFGITGKFWASEYYVKPDIISFGKKAQVCGIMVSDRVDEVENNCFKVSSRINSTWGADLVDMVRSKFILDVIHNDNLVENSRIVGEHLKNELIKLQNDFPSLISNARGLGLMCSFDLPSTELRNKFREIAYKEKMIILGCGEKAIRFRPPLTITKDEVNEGLHIIRKVLNFMA; encoded by the coding sequence ATGAAATCAGTATTAAACCCTGAAATGCTTATAAAACCTTCTATCGAACCATCGAAGGTTCATGAAACTTTAGCTAAGTATATGCTTGCTGATGGTTTTGATATTGTTCTTGATTTACAGAATAGTAGTGGAGTTCATCTTGTTGATGAAAAATCCGGTGAAAGTTACTTTGACTTTTTCACATTTTTTGCTTCTTCTCCTTTAGGGTTGAATCACCCTTACCTTAAATCTGAAGAAGTTCAGAATACGCTTGGATTTGTAGCTGTGAATAAACCATCCAATTCTGATATTTATACTACTTATATGGCTGATTTTGTTAATACTTTTGCACGGATTGCCAAACCGAATTATATGAAACATTTGTTCTTTATTTCAGGCGGAACTTTGGCTGTTGAGAACGGACTTAAAGTTGCATTTGATTGGAAAGTTCAGAAGAATTTTCAAAAAGGATATAAAGAAGAAAAGGGATTTCAGGTAATTCATTTCAGAGAAGCTTTTCACGGAAGAAGTGGTTATACTTTATCTTTAACGAATACCGATCCTACAAAAGTAAAGTATTTTCCAAAGTTCAACTGGCCAAGAATTATTAATCCGAAAGCAAAATTTCCGATTGAAAATCACATTGATGAAATCATCAAATCAGAAAATCAGGCAATTGATGAAATTCACGCAGCAATTAAAAACAATCCTGATGATATTGCTGTGATAATTATTGAACCAATTCAGGCGGAAGGCGGGGATCATTTCTTCAGAAAAGAATTCTTTATAAAACTTCGGGAAATTGCGGATGAGAATGAAATAATGTTAATGTTCGATGAAGTACAAACCGGATTTGGTATCACCGGAAAATTCTGGGCCTCTGAATATTATGTTAAACCTGACATAATTTCATTTGGTAAAAAAGCTCAGGTTTGCGGTATAATGGTTTCAGACAGAGTTGATGAGGTTGAAAATAATTGCTTCAAAGTTTCAAGCAGAATAAATTCTACCTGGGGAGCTGACTTGGTTGATATGGTTCGATCAAAATTTATTCTTGATGTTATTCATAATGATAATCTTGTTGAAAATTCCAGAATTGTTGGCGAACATTTGAAAAACGAGTTAATAAAACTTCAGAATGATTTCCCATCTTTAATCAGCAATGCTCGTGGACTCGGACTTATGTGTTCATTTGACTTACCATCTACTGAACTCAGAAATAAATTCAGAGAAATTGCCTACAAAGAAAAAATGATTATACTTGGTTGTGGTGAAAAAGCAATCAGATTCAGACCACCGCTTACAATAACTAAAGATGAAGTTAATGAGGGCTTGCATATTATCAGAAAAGTTTTGAATTTTATGGCGTAG